The DNA segment ACTTTATTGATGTGCTTATCCGTACCAAATTTTGCCCAGTTCGGGAATACATAAATCATGGTATCATCCCTTGTGGTCAGGAAAGATTTTGGGATTAATGTGGCCTTTTTATACAACAGATTTCCAGCAGCATCTTTAATATCTGCACCGAAATAATATTTGCGTTTGATATTGGTTTCGTTATTCCTGATGTCATTTCCTGAATTTTTCCAGATGGTATAATTGGTATAATTGGTTGGCCTTGCATAAGCAACCCCACGACCAGTACTGTCTTGTGCAACACCAGGATAACCAATCTTTGCGAGACCCCAGTAGTTACACCACATCATCCGTTCAATTAGCGGTCTTCCCGCAAACGTAGTTCCTCCAGGGATAGAAGCACCTGTAGGACCTTGTGCAAACTGCGCAATAAAAATCCCTTCATTGTTACCCGCTTGTCTGTTTTGGTTTCCCATCACAAACAGGTCATAGTAATAATCTTTATCCGTTTCAGAACTGCGTGCGCCAAAACGGGCGTTTACCAAACCATAAGTACCATCCGTACCATCAATAACCCTGGTTGCGGCAGCAATGGCACCATCATAATCTTTCATTGCGAGGTTAATTTCTGCCAGATAGTGATCTGCAGCGGCCCTTACTACCCTTCCAGGTACAGTATGGGTAATTGGAAGGTTAAGCCTGGCAAATTCCAGGTCCTTTTTTATAAAGAGTAGGACCTCCTCACGTGTATTTCGTACAAAATCCACTTTTGCTGAAGTGACCGGTTTATCGACAATAGGAACCCCACCGTACAAGTGTACCAGATTGCGATAAGCAAATGCTCTGAAAAAGTAGGCTTCTGCCAGGGCTTGATTTTTATCAGTTTCTGTGGCCCATGGAAATCCAGGTTTTAATGCAGACTCGATCAATTGATTGGCATTTTTAAGCAAAGCATATTGATTGTTAAACCAATCAGCCGAATAGGCTTCTACTGAATTCACCAGACCCCAGTTGTTGTATTTGGCGTTGTCATCCCGTGGATCGAAACAAACATCGGTACCCAGACCCAGGATCCATGCTTCATGCGGCCCGTCGTTCATGTTGTAGATCAATTGTACATACCTGTAAAAGGTTCCGCTTAAACCTTCCAGCTGTGCTTTATTGGTATAGGCTGTTTCAGTACTGATCCTGTCGTCCAAACTTTCCCTCAAAAACTCATCATCTTTACAGGAAGCAAGTAGTGCTAATAGTCCTACTGCGACTACTCGTATATTTCTATGTAATTTCATATCTATTCATATTTTAATTAAAACCCTAAGTTTAAGCCAAAGGAAACAGTTCTCATAATAGGCGTATTGGCGTTTACCGATGTCTGAGAAGACCCGCCGTTACCACCAATCTGTGCCCCATTGGCTGGATCCAGACCTGTCCATCCTGTAAAAGTCAGTAAGTTGGTACCACTTACGAACAACTTCAAATTATCTACTTTTAACTTGTTGAGCAGTTCTTTCGGAAGACTGTAGCTTAATGAGGCCGTTTGCAAACGCACGAATGTACGCGACTGGTAAAAACCATATGAAAACGGATTTCCATAGTTAGGTCTTACAAATTCATTGCTTTCACGATCCGGCATCCATGGGTTTTGGCCGGCAATCCAATTTCCTGAAGTTGGCAAAAGCGACGCTGGATTTAACCCGCGTGGATTGCCCGACATAAAGAAATTGTTCTTTCCACCACCAATGATAGCGTTAACAGTAAAAAACAATTGGAAATTTTTGTAATTAAAGGTATTGGAAACATTGAAGTTGAAGTTTTCCTTGCTGTATCCAATTACGGACCTGTCGTTAACGTCTATCATCCCATCACCATTGATGTCCTTGATTTTAAGGTCTCCAGGAAAGAATATCTGGGCTCCACCTGCAGTTTTGTATTTGTTCATATATTCCGTATCAGAACTTTGCACGATTCCCTCAACGGTATAATCATAAAACCCTAATAAAGACTTACCAATGAACAATGAGTTTTCCGGCTGGTCTTTATCATCAGGCAAATGCGTCACTTTATTTCTGTTCAGCCAGAAACTGATTCCAGAGCTCCAGCTAAATCCATCATCAGATTTTATGTTGGTTGAATTTAAAGTTATTTCAATTCCCCTGTTCTGAACTTCGCCGAGATTCGATTTTACGGAACTAAAACCAGTGAAAATTGGCAGCAATCGTGTTAGAAGTTGATTATCGGTTTTGCTGGAGTAAACATCAACATTACCGGTTAAGCGCTGGTCTAACAACTGAAAATCTACCCCAAGGTTTAAGGTATTTGTAGTTTCCCAGGTAAATGTTTTATTAGCCAGTGTGGAAGGAGTACTGATTAAAAAAGAATTGCTGCCAAAAACGGTAAACAAGGTGTTGTCAGTAAAAGCAAGTGAAGAGTATGACCCTACCGATTGGCTACCTGTTTTTCCATAAGAAGCCCTTATTTTCAGGTAGTTTACAAATTTCACATCTTTCATGAAATTTTCTTCACTCAATGCCCATGCAACAGATCCCCCTGGAAAATAACCGTACTTAAAGCCTT comes from the Pedobacter heparinus DSM 2366 genome and includes:
- a CDS encoding RagB/SusD family nutrient uptake outer membrane protein, whose amino-acid sequence is MKLHRNIRVVAVGLLALLASCKDDEFLRESLDDRISTETAYTNKAQLEGLSGTFYRYVQLIYNMNDGPHEAWILGLGTDVCFDPRDDNAKYNNWGLVNSVEAYSADWFNNQYALLKNANQLIESALKPGFPWATETDKNQALAEAYFFRAFAYRNLVHLYGGVPIVDKPVTSAKVDFVRNTREEVLLFIKKDLEFARLNLPITHTVPGRVVRAAADHYLAEINLAMKDYDGAIAAATRVIDGTDGTYGLVNARFGARSSETDKDYYYDLFVMGNQNRQAGNNEGIFIAQFAQGPTGASIPGGTTFAGRPLIERMMWCNYWGLAKIGYPGVAQDSTGRGVAYARPTNYTNYTIWKNSGNDIRNNETNIKRKYYFGADIKDAAGNLLYKKATLIPKSFLTTRDDTMIYVFPNWAKFGTDKHINKVPDNGYVRNFYVVRLPETYFLRAEAYLGKSRADLAADDINVVRRRANATPVAAANVDIDYILDERARELYGEEFRMMTLARLGKIYDRTKKYGYEKSQATVQMMNNLMPIPQTAIDRNTGAKMPNNTGY